Sequence from the candidate division WOR-3 bacterium genome:
TCGTACCGCGGGCAGATACTCGTCCTCACCTATCCCCTCATCGGCAACTACGGCGTCCCTGCCGCCGACAGGGATAGCTTCGAGTCCTCACGCATCCAGGCATCCGGACTCATCGTGGCCACCGCCCACTCGGACCAGAGCCACGCCACTGCCGGACGTTCCCTACACAAGTGGCTCGCCGACGAGAACGTGCCGGGGCTCGAGGGCATTGATACGCGCAAGCTGACGATTCTGCTCCGCGAGCGCGGCACCATGCTCGGCCGCATACTTCCGGCTGACTACGCGGGCGAACCTGTCCCGCTCTTCGACCCCAACGCCACCGACATCGTAGCCGAAGTCTGCGTGCCGAAACCCGAGGTGTTTGGCTCCGGCCGCAAGCGAGTCATCCTTGTTGACTGCGGGGTGAAGCACTCCATCCGGCGTGAGTTGCTGAAACGCGGGGTCGAAGTCCTGCAGGTGCCCGCCGACTACGACTATACCGGCGAGCGGTTCGACGGCATCCTCGTCTCCAACGGCCCGGGCAATCCCGAACGCTGCGGAGCGACCGTCTCCGTGCTGCACCGGGCGCTGGCGCTCAACCGGCCAGTCTTCGGCATCTGCCTTGGTTGCCAGCTCATCGCTCTCGCTGCCGGTGCGCGCACCTACAAACTCCGCTACGGCCACCGTGGCCAGAACCAGCCCTGCCGGGAGAAGGGCACCGACCACTGCCGCCTGACCAGCCAGAACCACGGCTTCGCAATTGATGCGTCTACTCTACCGCGCGACTGGCAGGTCTGGTTCGAGAACGCCAACGACGGCTCGGTCGAGGGCATCCGGCACGTGCGCAGACCGGTCTCTGCGGTCCAGTTCCACCCCGAGGGCAGACCCGGCCCGCTCGACAGCGAAGACCTGTTCGACCGCTTCGTCCAAACGCTATGACAGGAAGCAAACCCGAAGTCCGAAGACCGAATGACGAATCAAGCCCGATTGAGGGAAATGCCCCAAATCGGACTGCAATCGGTATTCGTGCTTCGAGCTTCGGACTTCCGGAGTGAGCCGCTTTGAATAGGCCTTCCAGTGTCATTGTTCTCGGGTCCGGTGCGCTGCGCATCGGGCAGGCGGGCGAGTTCGACTACTCGGGCAGCCAGGCGATCAAGGCCCTGAAGGAAGAGGGCATCCGGGCGGTCCTGGTGAATCCCAACGTCGCGACGATTCAGACTACGCCCGGCCTGGCTGACGAGATCTACCTGCTTCCGGTCGAGGCCGACTTTGTCGAAAAGGTGATCGCTGCCGAGAAGCCGGACGGAATCCTGCTCAGCGTCGGCGGACAATCCGCCCTCAACACCGGCGTCGAGCTCTGGAAGTCCGGTGCGCTCAAACGCGCAGGGGTCACGGTGCTCGGCACACCGGTCGAGACCATCATCGAGTCCGAGGACCGCGCGCTCTTCGCCGCCAAGATGCGGGCAATCGGCGTCTCGGTTCCGGGTAGCGACACCGCCGACTCGGTCGAGCGCGCGCTTGCCATCGCTGAGAAGCTCGGCTACCCCGTGATGGTGCGAGCCGGATTCAGCCTGGGCGGCCTCTCCTCCGGCCGCGCCGGGACTCCAGATGAACTGAGGCACCGAGTGGCTGAAGCGCTATGCCACGCGCCGCACGTGTTGGTCGAGGAATACCTCGGCGGCTGGAAAGAAGTCGAGTACGAAGTCGTGCGCGACCGGCACGGCAATGCGGTCACCGTCTGCAACATGGAAAACATGGACCCGATGGGCATCCACACCGGCGAGAGCATCGTGGTTGCGCCGTCGCAGACCCTGACCAACGACGAGTACCATTACCTGCGCACGGTCTCGCTCCGCATCGTGGCGGCGCTCGGGGTGGTCGGTGAGTGCAACGTCCAGTTCGCCCTTCACCCGTCGAACGGCGAGTACCGGGTAATCGAGATAAACGCCCGGCTGTCCCGCTCCAGCGCGCTCGCCTCCAAGGCGACCGGCTACCCGCTGGCCTGGGTCGCCACCAAACTTGCGCTCGGGTACGCGCTCGCTGACCTCAAGAACTCGGTGACCGGGGTCACCGGCTGTTTCTTCGAACCCGCGCTCGACTACGTCACGGTGAAGATACCCCGCTGGGACCTGCGCAAGTTCCGGGCCGCGTCTCGCCGCATCGGGTCCGAGATGAAGAGCGTCGGCGAGACGATGGCCATCGGCGCGACCTTTGAGGAGGCGCTGCAGAAGGGCGTGCGCTCACTCGGCCTCGGCTACGACGGAGTCACCGACCCGAAGGCGCGCACCGACGACCCGCTGGACGAGATCGCGAATCCGACCGACCGTCGGCTGTTCGCCATCGTGCACGCGCTCGCGAACGGGACCACGGCTGAGCAGATCTGCGAGTCGAGCCGCATCGACCCGTGGTTTGTCGCCCGACTGGAGGCAATCGTCCGCGCCGAGCAGGAACTCCTGAACCAGCCGCAAGTCGCGGACCCGAAAATGGGGACTGCACCGGATTGCGGCGCCTCGGGCGCCGGGGGCTGTACCCATTTTCGCCCGAAGCAGCTCGAAGACTTGGACGCGGACCACATGCTCCGCCTCAAACGGCTCGGTTTCTCAGACCGGACCATAGCGCGACTCACCGGCGTGATCGAGCTCGACGTGCGCGAGCGCCGTATCTCACTCGGAGTTCTGCCCCGGCCGCATCGTATTGACACCCTGGCCGGCGAATTCCCGGCCGCGACCAACTACCTGTACCTCTCCTATGGCGGCGACGGTCCGGAAGTCAAACCGGAAGAACGCGGCCGGCCGGTAATGGTATTGGGCAGCGGGCCATACTGTATCGGTTCGTCGGTCGAGTTCGACTGGTGCTCGGTCGGCATGTGCACAACTGCGGCCAGGCTCGGCCATCGCACCGTGATGGTCAACTGCAACCCGGAAACCGTCTCCACCGACTACGACTCCAACGACCGCCTCTACTTCGACGAACTCACGCTGGAACGGGTGCTGGACATAGTCGACTTCGAACGACCGCTCGGGGTGGTAGTATCGGTCGGCGGGCAGATACCGAATAACCTCGCGCTCAGCCTCCATCGCCGCGGCGTGCGCATCCTTGGCACTGACCCGGACTCGATTGACCGGGCCGAGAACCGCCACCGTTTCGCGACCCTGCTCGACCAGCTCGGCATCGCCCAACCGCCCTGGCAGGAACTCAAGCGCATCGACGAAGCCCGGGCATTCGCGGCCAAGGTCGGGTACCCGGTGCTGGTCCGACCGTCCTACGTCCTCTCCGGCTCGGCCATGAACATTGCCAAGACCGAACGCTCGCTCGAACAGTACCTGAGCCAGGCAACCCAGATCTCTCCCGAGAACCCGGTTGTCATTTCCAAGTTCCTGGAAGGGGCCAAGGAGATTGAGATCGACGGCGTAGCCCAGGATGGCGAGATGGTCATCTACTGCATCTCCGAGCACGTCGAGCTCTCCGGAGTGCACTCGGGCGACGCCACCGTGGTGATACCGCCTCAGACGACGTATCTCGAGACCGTTCGCCGGGCCAAGGGCATCACCAAGGCCATCGCCGGAGCACTGTGTATCAACGGCCCGTTCAACGTCCAGTTCCTCGCCAGGCAGAACGAGATATCGGTCATCGAATGCAACCTGCGTGCCTCCCGCTCCTTCCCGTTTGTTTCCAAGTCTACCGGCTACGACTTCATCGAGATAGCAGCCAGGGCCATGCTCGGGGAGAACGTACGCGGCCGATACCACACGCTTGACCTCGACTACGTTGCGGTCAAGGTGCCGCAGTTCTCCTTCTCGCGCCTGAAGGGAGCGGACCCGGTGCTCTATGTCGAGATGACCTCGACCGGCGAATCGGCCTGCCTCGGTGACT
This genomic interval carries:
- the carA gene encoding glutamine-hydrolyzing carbamoyl-phosphate synthase small subunit, whose translation is MAALPPHTHPPASPQPKRVVLELEDGSKFAGTGFGFHGPASGEVVFNTSMVGYVESLTDPSYRGQILVLTYPLIGNYGVPAADRDSFESSRIQASGLIVATAHSDQSHATAGRSLHKWLADENVPGLEGIDTRKLTILLRERGTMLGRILPADYAGEPVPLFDPNATDIVAEVCVPKPEVFGSGRKRVILVDCGVKHSIRRELLKRGVEVLQVPADYDYTGERFDGILVSNGPGNPERCGATVSVLHRALALNRPVFGICLGCQLIALAAGARTYKLRYGHRGQNQPCREKGTDHCRLTSQNHGFAIDASTLPRDWQVWFENANDGSVEGIRHVRRPVSAVQFHPEGRPGPLDSEDLFDRFVQTL
- the carB gene encoding carbamoyl-phosphate synthase large subunit, encoding MVLGSGALRIGQAGEFDYSGSQAIKALKEEGIRAVLVNPNVATIQTTPGLADEIYLLPVEADFVEKVIAAEKPDGILLSVGGQSALNTGVELWKSGALKRAGVTVLGTPVETIIESEDRALFAAKMRAIGVSVPGSDTADSVERALAIAEKLGYPVMVRAGFSLGGLSSGRAGTPDELRHRVAEALCHAPHVLVEEYLGGWKEVEYEVVRDRHGNAVTVCNMENMDPMGIHTGESIVVAPSQTLTNDEYHYLRTVSLRIVAALGVVGECNVQFALHPSNGEYRVIEINARLSRSSALASKATGYPLAWVATKLALGYALADLKNSVTGVTGCFFEPALDYVTVKIPRWDLRKFRAASRRIGSEMKSVGETMAIGATFEEALQKGVRSLGLGYDGVTDPKARTDDPLDEIANPTDRRLFAIVHALANGTTAEQICESSRIDPWFVARLEAIVRAEQELLNQPQVADPKMGTAPDCGASGAGGCTHFRPKQLEDLDADHMLRLKRLGFSDRTIARLTGVIELDVRERRISLGVLPRPHRIDTLAGEFPAATNYLYLSYGGDGPEVKPEERGRPVMVLGSGPYCIGSSVEFDWCSVGMCTTAARLGHRTVMVNCNPETVSTDYDSNDRLYFDELTLERVLDIVDFERPLGVVVSVGGQIPNNLALSLHRRGVRILGTDPDSIDRAENRHRFATLLDQLGIAQPPWQELKRIDEARAFAAKVGYPVLVRPSYVLSGSAMNIAKTERSLEQYLSQATQISPENPVVISKFLEGAKEIEIDGVAQDGEMVIYCISEHVELSGVHSGDATVVIPPQTTYLETVRRAKGITKAIAGALCINGPFNVQFLARQNEISVIECNLRASRSFPFVSKSTGYDFIEIAARAMLGENVRGRYHTLDLDYVAVKVPQFSFSRLKGADPVLYVEMTSTGESACLGDSLEEAWLKAAIANGLRLPEKSLLVSIGGDDAKMKLLEPLRQLAAAGFEIHATQGTNQFLATHEVRSQLARKVSDPEPGTRDVAELIADRKVECVVNIPKRTADETVLTDGYRIRRAAADYGIPLINDTELARLFIRALLSHPRQSLDAKPLLAYAARSRPTCSDSPRSSSP